Proteins from a genomic interval of Clostridium sp. AN503:
- a CDS encoding LytS/YhcK type 5TM receptor domain-containing protein: MPNTMFFSLLLNIGLLVLIATLLTKLPVVRRMFLDGKHSVGSRISLALIFGTVSIISTYTGMRAEGAIVNTRVIGVLAAGLLGGPQVGIGAAMIGGLHRYLFDIGGFTAVSCAISTFVEGLIGAAFSRRFRQGKLDNTGVFLITVLAEVGQMVIILLISKPFAAALELVKIIAFPMITMNALGMVIFITTFNMVFVEEDSEFAGKMRLALNIADRSLPHLRQGLYSLTDMQETVRIIYESFTCSAVMITDGQKIIAVCPEDHRSILDTEAVLGPVCQSIHDRQVSVFPSGIDEPPLIPYLKNHTVIVAPLIEMEKPVGSLTMVMKKQWHASSQATLSFVDELAKLFSTQLELSDLDYQKRLRRKAELKALQSQVNPHFLYNALNTIAFVCRENPGRARELIITLSAYYRQTLENDRYMLNLHAELYHVTSYLELEKARFEEKLQVDIQVNDDIDCMVPSFILQPLVENAVRYGADRSGSRYVGICAAELPDGIMISVSDHGSGFPQDIIDQLYSGQPMKGIGLENVHKRLKSIYGESNGLMIDSSPDGSRVSFLIPGAAQDLSDSSDTKEVTL, encoded by the coding sequence ATGCCCAATACCATGTTTTTCAGCCTGCTGCTCAACATCGGGCTGCTGGTGCTTATCGCCACACTCCTGACCAAGCTTCCGGTGGTGCGCAGGATGTTTCTGGACGGAAAACACTCTGTCGGCAGCCGGATCTCATTGGCCCTGATCTTCGGCACGGTCAGTATTATCTCAACCTATACCGGGATGAGGGCTGAAGGAGCTATCGTCAACACCCGTGTCATCGGTGTTTTGGCGGCAGGACTCTTAGGCGGTCCCCAGGTCGGGATCGGCGCCGCCATGATCGGCGGACTTCATCGTTACCTGTTCGATATCGGAGGCTTTACAGCTGTCTCCTGCGCCATCTCCACCTTTGTGGAGGGGTTGATCGGCGCTGCCTTTTCCAGGCGGTTCCGCCAGGGCAAGCTGGACAATACCGGAGTATTCCTGATCACGGTGCTAGCGGAGGTCGGACAGATGGTGATCATCCTGCTGATATCAAAGCCATTTGCCGCCGCTCTGGAACTGGTAAAGATCATTGCATTTCCCATGATCACCATGAACGCTCTTGGCATGGTCATCTTCATCACCACATTCAATATGGTGTTCGTGGAGGAGGACAGTGAGTTCGCAGGAAAGATGCGGCTTGCACTGAATATCGCGGACCGGAGCCTGCCCCATCTGCGTCAGGGACTGTACAGCTTAACGGACATGCAGGAAACTGTCCGCATCATTTACGAGTCCTTCACCTGCTCCGCCGTCATGATCACAGACGGACAGAAGATCATCGCGGTCTGCCCGGAGGACCACCGCAGCATTCTGGACACTGAAGCGGTCTTAGGGCCAGTCTGCCAGTCGATCCATGACCGCCAGGTGAGCGTATTCCCCTCCGGGATTGATGAACCTCCGCTGATTCCATATTTAAAGAACCACACGGTCATTGTCGCGCCGCTGATTGAAATGGAGAAACCGGTGGGCAGCCTGACCATGGTGATGAAAAAGCAGTGGCATGCTTCTTCTCAGGCCACCTTAAGCTTCGTGGACGAGCTTGCCAAGCTGTTCTCCACCCAGTTGGAGCTTTCCGACTTAGATTACCAGAAACGGCTCCGGCGCAAGGCAGAGCTGAAAGCCCTCCAGTCCCAGGTGAACCCGCATTTTCTCTACAATGCACTGAATACCATCGCATTTGTCTGCCGTGAGAATCCGGGCCGGGCACGGGAGCTGATCATCACCCTCTCCGCCTATTATCGCCAGACACTGGAGAACGACCGCTACATGCTGAATCTCCACGCGGAACTGTACCACGTCACCAGCTACCTTGAACTGGAAAAAGCCAGATTTGAAGAAAAACTGCAGGTGGATATCCAGGTAAATGATGACATAGACTGCATGGTCCCCTCCTTCATCCTGCAGCCACTTGTTGAAAACGCCGTCCGGTACGGCGCAGACAGGAGCGGGAGCCGTTATGTGGGCATCTGCGCCGCCGAGCTTCCCGACGGGATCATGATCTCCGTCTCCGATCACGGCTCCGGCTTCCCACAGGACATTATCGACCAGCTTTACTCCGGCCAGCCCATGAAAGGCATCGGCCTGGAAAATGTACACAAGCGCTTGAAGAGCATCTATGGCGAATCCAACGGGCTCATGATAGACAGTTCGCCAGACGGCTCCCGGGTTTCTTTCCTGATCCCCGGCGCAGCCCAGGATCTGTCTGACAGCAGCGATACAAAGGAGGTTACCTTATGA
- a CDS encoding LytTR family DNA-binding domain-containing protein: protein MKIAVIDDERPARGELIHQIREVLPDSTIEEADSGASALELLSSQTFDLLFIDINLNDMEGTTLAAAAQKILPGAQIVFATAYSQYAVKAFELGVDNYILKPFDPDRVKRVLEKCQKAAGSAARDLHGGTGSAAPVSASLSSDRLAINTNRKILLVDIRQIVYLETEGRGCILHTTSGDFNDNQLLGEFEKKLIPHGFYRIHKSYLVNLNYISELFPWANNSLAIKMQGFERDILPVSREKVKSLRQLLGL from the coding sequence ATGAAGATAGCAGTCATCGATGACGAACGCCCCGCACGCGGAGAACTGATCCACCAGATCCGTGAGGTCCTCCCCGACAGTACCATCGAAGAGGCTGACAGCGGCGCTTCCGCCCTGGAGCTGTTAAGCAGCCAGACCTTCGACCTTCTGTTCATAGACATCAACTTAAATGACATGGAGGGAACCACCCTGGCCGCTGCCGCCCAGAAGATCCTGCCCGGGGCGCAGATCGTATTTGCCACCGCATATTCCCAATATGCAGTAAAAGCATTTGAGCTTGGTGTGGACAATTATATCCTGAAGCCGTTCGACCCGGACCGGGTAAAGCGTGTGTTGGAAAAATGCCAAAAGGCCGCCGGATCTGCCGCCCGTGACCTCCACGGGGGAACCGGATCTGCCGCCCCCGTCTCCGCATCACTGTCTTCCGACCGGCTTGCCATCAACACCAACCGCAAGATCCTGCTGGTGGACATCCGCCAGATCGTTTATCTGGAAACAGAGGGAAGGGGCTGTATCCTTCACACCACCTCCGGCGATTTCAATGACAACCAGCTCCTGGGGGAATTTGAAAAAAAGCTGATCCCCCACGGTTTTTACCGGATCCACAAGAGCTATCTGGTGAACTTAAACTACATATCCGAACTGTTCCCCTGGGCCAACAACAGCCTGGCAATAAAAATGCAGGGCTTTGAGCGGGATATCCTGCCGGTCAGCAGGGAGAAGGTAAAGAGCTTAAGGCAGCTTTTGGGCCTCTAG